AGCGGAATAAGCGGAATGATCTGAATGTGGCGGGCATAAGTCAAACGGCAGGCGGGAATTTTCACCGTGTATCTATTGATGGTATGGCTAAGGTGAACGGCAACCTGGACTGCACCTCTATGGAAGTGAATGGAACATTGAAGATGCACGGCGCTTTGACCTCCGAGAGTGCAACGATTAACGGCATGTGCACGTTGAATGGACCTCTGACCAGTTCTCGTGTTCGGGTGGATGGTTTAACTACGATTAACGGAGATCTCCATAGCCCTGAGCTTGAAGTGAACGGAAAGTGTACCGTACGTGGAAGAGTGGATGGGGAACGAATTGATATTGGCGGTGTGATCGATATTGATGGGGATGTCCAATGTGAGTCCCTGAATGTACGGGGCAATATTAAGATCAGCGGCTTACTGAATGCGGGAACAGTGGAGATTAGGCTTCACACATCTTCTTCGGCTAAAGAGATTGGCGGAGAGCGTATCGATATTCGTCGCAAGGAGCAACAGAATGGCTTTTGGAAAAGTATTGGTCTGGGCGGGACCCCTTCTTTTAAGACATCCTTAATTGAGGGTGATGAGATTGTGCTGGAAGATACCGAAGCTGACATTGTTCGGGGGAGTAACATTTTTATCGGTCGCGGCTGTAACATCAGGCTGGTCGAGTATTCGGGTGAACTTGAGGTAGATCAGGATGCCAATGTGGGCAGCAGTCAGCGAATTTAAAGTTTGGATATGGAGAGAAAGGGATGGGATCGACATGAATAACAATCCTGGGCGTTCATTGGACAAAAAAATGGATATCAGCATCGTTGGTGATGGCAGTTCTTCTGGTGGCGTGTACGGCAAGATCAAGGTCGTAGGGGACGCGTCCTTTAACGACAATCTATCTTGTGATCGATTCAAATGTACGGGTACATCGGTCATATACGGATCGCTTGAATCCACAGAGATTAAAATTACCGGAACCCTTACTCTGACAGAGCGAGCGGCCAGCAACGAAGGTGAGGATGGAATCCAGGCATCTGGCATGCATGCCAAAGCTGAGCATATAAAAGTGGTAGGTGAGCTTCATCTGTCAGGGGATTGTCAGGCGGAAAATATCAAGCTGAACGGACGGTTGACGATAGCGGGGATGCTCAGCGCTGAACACATGACACTCAAAATCATGGGTCCATCCGAGGTCAAGGAAATGGGTGGTTCCATCATCTCGGTGAAGAGTGGCCGG
The nucleotide sequence above comes from Paenibacillus sp. W2I17. Encoded proteins:
- a CDS encoding polymer-forming cytoskeletal protein — protein: MEERNKRNDLNVAGISQTAGGNFHRVSIDGMAKVNGNLDCTSMEVNGTLKMHGALTSESATINGMCTLNGPLTSSRVRVDGLTTINGDLHSPELEVNGKCTVRGRVDGERIDIGGVIDIDGDVQCESLNVRGNIKISGLLNAGTVEIRLHTSSSAKEIGGERIDIRRKEQQNGFWKSIGLGGTPSFKTSLIEGDEIVLEDTEADIVRGSNIFIGRGCNIRLVEYSGELEVDQDANVGSSQRI